The following proteins are encoded in a genomic region of Columba livia isolate bColLiv1 breed racing homer unplaced genomic scaffold, bColLiv1.pat.W.v2 Scaffold_244, whole genome shotgun sequence:
- the LOC135578038 gene encoding olfactory receptor 14J1-like, producing MSNSSSITQFLLLPFTDTRELQLLHFWLFLGIYLAALLGNGLIITTIAWDQHLHTPMYFFLLNLALLDLGSISTTVPKSMANSFWDTRAISYSGCVAQLFSFSFLITAEYSMLTVMSYDRYVAICKPLHYGTLLGSRACVHMAAAAWATGFLNALLHTASTFSLPLCKGNALGQFFCEIPQILKLSCSHSYLRELGLLVVSACLVFMCCIFIVVSYVQILRAVLRIPSEQGRHKAFSTCLPHLAVISLFASTSFFAYLKPPSISSLSLDLLVSVLYSLIPPTLNPLIYSMRNRELKDALRKLMEGCI from the coding sequence atgtccaacagcagctccatcacccagttcctcctcctgccgttcacagacacacgggagctgcagctcttgcacttctggctcttcctgggcatctacctggctgccctcctgggcaacggcctcatcatcaccaccatagcctgggaccagcacctccacacccccatgtacttcttcctgctcaacctcgccctcctcgacctgggctccatctccaccactgtgcccaaatccatggccaattccttctgggacaccagggccatctcatactcaGGATGTGTTGCACAGCTCTTTTCGTTTTCcttcttgatcacagcagagtattCTATGCTCACAGTCATGTcttacgaccgctacgttgccatctgcaaacccctgcactacgggaccctcctgggcagcagagcttgtgtccacatggcagcagctgcctgggccactgggtttctcaatgctctgctgcacacggccagtacattttcactgcccctgtgcaagggcaatgccctgggccagttcttctgtgaaatcccccagatcctcaagctctcctgctcacactcctacctcagggaacttgggcttcttgtggttagtgcctgtttggtttttatgtgctgcattttcattgtggtgtcctatgtgcagatcttgagggccgtgctgaggatcccctctgagcagggacggcacaaagccttttccacctgcctccctcacctggctgtcATCTCTCTGTTTGCCAGCACCTCCttttttgcctacctgaagcccccctccatctcttccctaTCCTTGGACCTGCTGGTGTCTGTTCTATACTCGCTGATACCTCCAACattgaaccccctcatctacagcatgaggaacagggagctcaaggatgccctgaggaaactaATGGAgggatgcatttga